GCGACTGTTCGAAGACAAGGTGCCGAACACCGTCGAGGCGTTCGTCGACCACGCGACCGAGTCCGACTACGAGTCGGCCGAGGTCGGCCCCGGCGAGGGCGCCTGGGAGGACCCCGAGAGCGGGGAGAAGCGAGTCGACCCGCTGTACGACGACGTGGAGTTCCACCGGGTCATCGAGGACTTCATGCTGCAGGTGGGCGACCCGACCGGGACCGGCCGCGGCGGCCCGGGCTACACCTTCGACGACGAGTTCCACGAGGACCTCCGTCACGACGAGCCGGGCAAGCTGTCGATGGCCAACCGCGGCCCCGACACCAACGGCTCGCAGTTCTTCGTCACGCTGGGCGCCCAGCCCCACCTCGACGACAAACACGCCGTCTTCGGCGAGGTCACCGACGGCATGGACGTGGTCGAAGCGATCGGCTCGGCCGACACCGACCCGAGTGATCGCCCGATCGACACCGTCGTGCTCGAATCTGTCGAAATTCACCGATAATACCGACCGTTCATCACGGCTTTCGCCCCCTACGCTTTTATTCCTTTAAGCCGTTAGTGCGTCTCGGGTATTCACCCGTGGTCCTGTAATTCTCCGTTATAATACCATGGGTTAGAATATAATTTAAGATAATTTTTGACCGCCGTGGTGTTGCGATTTTGGAAACAACTTACGGCAAGTTCCACCGCAATTTAAGTATCGTGCTCGGTAATAGGGGCGTATGCCTCGCGATACTGACGACTCCGACACCAGCCGACGACGATTCCTGAAAGCGACCGGTGCGGCTGCCCTCACCTCCGCGGTAGCGGGCTGTGGAAGCGACGGTGGCGACACTGCCACGCCCGGCGACGGTGGCGACGGCGGTGACGGCGGTGACGACGGTGGCGACGGCGGCGACGGCGGGATGACCGACTCGGGGACCGACAGCGACCCGATAACCGTAGACGGCTATCCCTACGGCGTCGGCGAGACGATGATCGGGGAGGCCCAGCGGGTGATGGAAGAGGCGGGTTACGGCCCGGACAACCGCTTCGAGCTCGACTGGCTCCAGTACGAGAGCCCGACCTGGGCGGAGATGGCGAGCACGATCGCCAGCCGACTCGAGTCCGCCTACATCGACATGAACCAGAGTTCGGCGGCGTTCTCGCCGCTGCTGGAGACCACCCGCAACGGCAACCACATGGCGTACACGCTCGGGTGGATCGCCGACTACCCCGGGCCGCAGAACTTCGTCCAGCTGATCGATCCGCCGAACACGACGTACGCCGACAACGCCGCGGCCAACGGTGCGCGACTGTTCTGGTCCGAGGACGCCGAGGCCGATCCGGAAGTCCGCCAGTACATGGTCGACCAGTTCGACCGCATCGAGGACAACC
This DNA window, taken from Halosimplex litoreum, encodes the following:
- a CDS encoding peptidylprolyl isomerase, with protein sequence MSDELTATLHTSEGDIEVRLFEDKVPNTVEAFVDHATESDYESAEVGPGEGAWEDPESGEKRVDPLYDDVEFHRVIEDFMLQVGDPTGTGRGGPGYTFDDEFHEDLRHDEPGKLSMANRGPDTNGSQFFVTLGAQPHLDDKHAVFGEVTDGMDVVEAIGSADTDPSDRPIDTVVLESVEIHR